From Niallia sp. Man26:
CACCAAACTGGCCTGATGGCTGGACTCGTTCGTGACTATGGTGTTGATGAATTCAAAAATAATGTTTTAGCTCTTGCTCGCACTGCTGAGTTCTTTGAATTACCAGTTATTTTAACAACAAGCTTTGAAAACGGACCTAATGGACCTCTTATGCAGGAATTGGTTGATCTGTTTCCTAACGCACCAAAAATAGCACGCCCTGGACAAATTAACGCATGGGATAATGATGATTTCGTTAAGGCAATCGAAGAATCTGGCAAAAAACAACTTATCATCGCAGGCGTAGTTACAGATGTTTGTGTTGCTTTCCCAGCACTTTCCGCTATTAATGCTGGATATGAAGTATTTGCTGTTACTGATGCTTCAGGGACTTTCAACAAACAAGTTGCAGATGCAGCCAATACCCGTATGGCACATAATGGCGTGCAACTTATGAACTGGTTTAGCGTAGCATGCGAATTACAACGTGATTGGCGCAACGATGTTGAAGGATTTGGGAATTTACTTGCTAGTAATCTCCCAGGCTATCAAAATGTAATTGGAAGCTATATGGGTGCACAGCGAGATCTTAGTAAACAAAATGCATAGATTTATTCCTAAGAAATAGGCTAGATGGCGCTGATTTATTCAGCGCTTTTTTAATTAAGACGGATCGCAGTACGGTTTATGGCTGAGCTAATAATTACTTAAATTATCACAACTTAGGAGTATAGATTTGAGGCTTAATAATTATTAGGATTTAGTAGTAATGATTTATACAAAGTATGTGTAGCGAGGCTGTCAAATTTAATTTTATTACTGTCTATTGCCACGAATGAAATTTGCGGCCTTTTTCTTGAACATAATTTATAGCAAAAGCAACATAATATTTTCCTTTTCTATATTGCCAAGTATTTTTTTCTGTTTGTAATTAAAAAAAGCAATGGCATCAGTCCATTGCTTTTTTGTATTCAGGGATTTAAATGGAAGTAAAGCCACCGTCTATAGATACTACTGTTCCGTTAATATAGTTAGCTGTATCCCCCAGCAAGAAAGTAACTAGTTCTGCCACTTCTTCAGGATTTCCAAGACGTTTCTGCGGGATGGCTTCTACAACCGCTTTAACATTTTCAGGATTCTTTTCTCGGTATTCTTTTACCATAGGTGTTTCAATCGTGCCAGGTGCAACAGCGTTACAGCGAATACCTTGCTCTGCATATTCCGCAGCAATTGTTTTAGTAATACCGACAATGCCGTGCTTTGTCGCAGAATACGTACCAACAGTAGCTTGTCCTACTACTCCTGCAGTAGACGAAGTATTAACAATCGAACCGCCACCGTTTTTAAGCATCACTTCTGTTACATATTTAATTCCGTATAATGCACCTAATAGATTAATACCAACCACTTGTTGGATTTGTTCAATAGTATTATCCACGAATTTTACCCCTGGGCCGGAAATACCTGCATTATTATAGAACATATCAATTGTGCCAAATTCTTCTACTGTTTTATCTACATATTTTTTAACATCCTCTGCCTTGCTTACATCAGCTTGGACAAAGATTGCTCTTGCTCCTTTTTCTTCAATTAAGCTTACTGTTTCTTTTCCTGCTCTTTCTGAAATGTCCACAACCGTAATAGACACACCTGAATCTGCTAATTTTAATGCTACCGCTTGACCTAACCCGCTACCGCCACCAGTTACAATAGCTACTTTATCTTGACTCATAGAAGTTCCTCCTTAAAAAACAAAACTTTAATTATAACCTTGTTATTATTTTACAACACTTGACCATTCGAGTTAATTACTTCTTTATACCATTCAAAACTTTTCTTTTTTGTTCTCTTGAAGCTTCCATTTCCGTAATCATCTATATCGACATGAATAAAACCATAACGTTTGCTTACCTCAGAAGTTGAAACACTAATAATATCAATTGGTCCCCAACTAGTATAACCCATTAGTTCCACACCATCTGAGATAGCTTCTCTCATTTGCACAATATGCTCTCTTAGGTAGTTAATGCGATAATCATCCTGAAACAAACCATTTTCATCTGGTGTATCAATTGCACCTAGTCCATTCTCTACTACAAATAGCGGAACCTGATATCTATCATACAGTTTATTCAAAGTAACACGAAGTCCTACAGCATCAATTTGCCATCCCCAGTCAGATGATTCAAGATATGGATTTTTTAAACCAGAGAATAAATTACCTGGAGCTCTTTCTCCATGTGGTCCGGCACTTTCCACTAAAGACATATAGTAACTGAAGGAAATATAATCTACTTTATTTTGTAATAAAAGATCTTCATCCGTTTCTTCCATAATTATATTAATATTGTTCTCTTTAA
This genomic window contains:
- the ycaC gene encoding isochorismate family cysteine hydrolase YcaC, producing the protein MSDLYSRINKDDAVVLLVDHQTGLMAGLVRDYGVDEFKNNVLALARTAEFFELPVILTTSFENGPNGPLMQELVDLFPNAPKIARPGQINAWDNDDFVKAIEESGKKQLIIAGVVTDVCVAFPALSAINAGYEVFAVTDASGTFNKQVADAANTRMAHNGVQLMNWFSVACELQRDWRNDVEGFGNLLASNLPGYQNVIGSYMGAQRDLSKQNA
- a CDS encoding SDR family NAD(P)-dependent oxidoreductase yields the protein MSQDKVAIVTGGGSGLGQAVALKLADSGVSITVVDISERAGKETVSLIEEKGARAIFVQADVSKAEDVKKYVDKTVEEFGTIDMFYNNAGISGPGVKFVDNTIEQIQQVVGINLLGALYGIKYVTEVMLKNGGGSIVNTSSTAGVVGQATVGTYSATKHGIVGITKTIAAEYAEQGIRCNAVAPGTIETPMVKEYREKNPENVKAVVEAIPQKRLGNPEEVAELVTFLLGDTANYINGTVVSIDGGFTSI